CCAGTGCTTCCACCGCCTTTGCGACTTCGCCCGCCATGCTGTCCTCGGTGACCGGCGCGACTGAAAGGAGCGCGATTACTGTCATACTCTCCTCGTCGGTTGTCGGTTACCTAAGCGTGGGTGGTTTCTGTCGGATTGTTCACTGCTGTCGCGTCGGCGTCGTCCCCTGTTGATACCGTTGCGGTCGTTCGCCGTGGTTCTGTGTCGTCTCTCTTTCCGACCTGCCGCCGCGCTCCTCGGCCGCGGGTTGAATCGGCTCCCGCTGGAGGTGCGCTTCGAGGAACCAGAGGTACTGGTCTACTTCGCGGGATAACTCCGTGAGCAGGTCGGCCGTGTCTTGGTCGTTGTGTGTCTCCGCGGCGTCGATGCCCCCACGCAGGTTCGCGGCGTGAATCGACACGTTGTTGGCCAGCGCTTCGACGTACTGCGGGCTGATGACCACGTCGGTTCGAATCTCGGGAATCCGGGAGTTCGCGGACGACATCCGAACCGTTCCCCGCGCTTCGCCGCCGAGTGCGGCCACTCGTTCGCCGAGTTCGTCGCCGTGTTCGAACAGCACGTCTGCGAACTCGTCGAACAGCAGATGCAGTTGGTAAAACTGCATCCCCTTGACGTTCCAATGTGCGTACTTCGTCTGGGTCAGCAAGTCGGTCGTATCCGCGAGTTCCTGATTCAGTAGTTCTACGAGTGCCCGTCTGTCGTCGTCGGGAACGTCGTTCTGCGTAAAAAACATCCGGGCAGTCTGGTTGTCTGCTCGATTCTCGCGTCGATTCGATCTTCTCTCCGGTCGGTTTTCTGGTCGGCTCATTCTCCCCACCTCATGCTCTGGACGGCGGATTCCGGCAAGAGGATTTCGGCGGACGAACCACATCGTCACCCTCGTTGTCGTCCTTCGTCGCGCAAGAAGCCATAATTCGCGGTCAACACGAATGCGGGCGGCAGTCCCGACAAGTCACGGGCGGGTCGTGGGGGACGTGGATACGCGTAACTGCCACCACAATTCAGTCGTTCGACTGCACTTCCTTCCGGCCACTCAGTTCGTCCGGAACGAGTCGAAAATGCCGAAATGGAACGTCCTCCGGCGGTTGGTCGAATATATCCACCACCGGAATTTGAACACCCCATAGCCGCTGTGCGGCGGCGGAGTCGTATGGCAACTCGTCTACCAATTCGAGTTGGCCACTCGCCACGACGCTCCGATAGCCTGCGTCCGTTTTTTCGTGGACGACAAACGAAATCGGGTCGTCGAGCAGGGCTTCCTTCCCGCTTCCCTCCGGAAACGCGAGTCGGAAGTAGAAACTGCTCGTGTCCTCGTAGTAGCCATACGACACCGGGAGCGTAAACGGCGGGTCGTCTGCGGGCGTCGAAAACGAGATGACGCCCGTGCCGCCGTCGCCGAGAAAGTCGTTCACCGCTTCGTCCGTCATCTGCACCCACCGAAGCCCCTGCATAAATGGCTGTACGACGCGCCGATAGAAAACGAATCGGTGCGTTTCAGGATGTGTTCTGGATGATGTTGGGTGATTTTCGTGGCGAAAAACCGTTTCGTGAGCGACGCAGACCGGCGTCGCTCACGAACTTGTCCCGTTGAGAAATGCGCACAGACAACTCGCTTCGCTCGCCGTTGTGAGTTCGCAAAAATGCGCTGGCTGGGATTTGAACCCAGGTTGTGACCATGGCAAGGTCACGTGATACCACTACACTACCAGCGCGTGGTGTTTTTCGACAATACAATCTTGCCACGGCTGGGTATAAATGTATTACGCAAGCGGGGTGGCGAGAGCAAGCCGAGAATAAATTTAATTGTTCTCGCGCGCGGGTGACTGTAGGATGATTATCACACGAAGTCGAGCGACGGTCAGCCGTCGCTCAACGGTTTATGTTCGGGAAAAGTGCGCTGGCAGGGATTTGAACTCGTCAAGACATTCCTGCTCGGCTCACTTCGTTCGCCTGCGCGGGCTGTGACTTGTCTGCTCAAATCCACAGGACGATTTCCACTGACGCGAGTAGCGAACGACACTTAGCGGCGTCGCTCATGAGTTTGCGTCAGTGAGAAATGCGCTGGCTGGGATTTGAACCCAGGTTGTGACCATGGCAAGGTCACGTGATACCACTACACTACCAGCGCAGGTTGCTTGCACTTCCTCGTATTCCCGACTACAGTATAAGACTTGCGAGTCAGAATGCCTTCGTGTGGGAATCACTCTCTCACTTCTCTTGATTCGGAGGGTTTCAGGCGTGTGAATACGTCACGCTCCCGAATCGGAAGCGTCACCCTTTTAACCATCACTGAGAAAATTTCGCTACAGTCTAGTGATGAGGCGTCGAAGCGTCACGGTATGACCGTCAATATACTCGTCCCGTCGTCCCTCGTCCGGGAAGCCGAAGACAAACGCGAGGCAACTCGCAAAATCGGCTACGTCGCCCGCGCGGCGACCATCTTCCGGGCAGATAACCTCATCGTCTTCCCCGATTCGGAAGGCGAGCGAAAATGGGGCGGCGGATTCGTCGAAACCGTACTCCGGTACGCCGCAACCCCGCCATACCTCCGAAAGGAGGCGTTCGGGAAGCAAGACGAGTTGGAGTATGTTGGCGTCCTACCGCCGCTCCGCGCACCATCGCAGACCGGCTCCGAATCCGACGATTCGGGGTCGTTAAGACAGGGAATCGTGACCGAGGTCGGACCTGAAGGGCGCGTCCGGGTCAATTGCGGATTGCAACACCCGATTTCGCTCGTCGTCCCGTCGCAAATGACGGTCGGCGAGGGGGAGCGCGTTACCGTCAGGATCTCTTCGAGAAGACCGGTTCGTGCGAAGCTCGTGGACGCCCCGCAGTCGGGCTACACAGTGATGCGCATGAACCTCTCGGCGGCCCTCGACCGCGACGATGCTGGCGTTCGAATCGCCACGTCTCGCTTCGGAGAATCGCTCTCCGTGGCGCGACTCGACGAAATCGTTGCGCAAACCGAACGCGACGGCATGACCGTCGTGTTCGGCTCGCCCGGTCGGGGACTGCCGGAGATACTCGGGGTTGAACCCGAGCGTATCTCCGCGGTCGAATCCGGCGTACCAGCCCGGTTCGACCTCTGGCTGAATACGGTTCCGAACCAAGGCAGCGAGGTCATACGAACTGAAGAAGCGATGTTCGCTTCCCTCGCCTGCCTCAACCTCAACAGCGAGTGATACGATGCCACAAACAAGCAGACCACGAAAAGGTTCGCTGGGCTTCGGCCCCCGTAAGCGTGCAACCAGCGAGGTTCCACGCTTCAACTCATGGCCCGACAGCGACGGTCAGCCGTCGCTCCAAGGCTTTGCGGGCTACAAGGCAGGAATGACCCACGTGGTGATGGTTAACGACGAAGCAAACTCCCCCCGCGAAGGGATGGAGGAAACCGTTCCCGTCACCATCGTCGAGACGCCCCCAATGCGGGCCGTCGCTCTCCGAGCCTACGAAGACACGCCATACGGGAAGAAGCCGCTGACGGAAGTGTGGGGAAGCGAGTTCCACGACGAACTCGACCGCACGCTCAACGTGCCGGAAAACCACGACGCCGACTCCGCGGAGGACGAACTCCGCACCGCCATCGAGGCAGGCGACGTGGCAGACCTCCGGGTCATCACCCACACCGTCCCAAGCGAGCTGAAGAACGTACCGAAGAAACGACCGGACGTCATGGAAACGCGCATCGGCGGCGGCTCCCTCACGGAGCGCGCCGACTTTGCGCTCGACGTACTCGAAGACGGCGGGGAACACGACATCACTGACGTGTTCCGCGCAGGCGAGTACCTCGACATCGGTGGCGTCACGAAAGGTAAAGGAACGCAGGGTCCCGTCAAACGATGGGGCGTCCAGAAGCGGAAGGGCAAACACGCCCGCCAAGGCTGGAGACGCCGCATCGGGAACCTCGGCCCGTGGAATCCGTCGCGCGTTCGCTCGACGGTTCCACAGCTGGGTCAGATGGGCTACCACCAGCGCACCGAACTTAACAAGCGCCTCATCTCCCTCGGCGACGACGACGAAGCCTCCGTCGACGGCGGATTCGTCAACTACGGCGAGGTCGATGGCTCGTACGCGCTCATCAAGGGTTCGGTTCCGGGGCCGAACAAGCGCCTCGTGCGCTTCCGCCCTGCGATTCGACCGACTGACCAACCGCGCCTCGACCCCGAGGTGCGCTACGTAAGCACGGAGTCTAACCAGGGATAACCCATGCAGGCAACAGTACGTGACCTGAATGGCGAGGAAGCTGACACGGTTGACCTTCCGGACGTGTTCGACACGACTGTCCGGACGGATCTCATCAAGCGTGCAGTGCTCGCCGCACAGGCAAACCGGAAACAAGACTACGGCACCGACCCGCACGCCGGAATGCGGACCTCCGCCGAGTCGCCGGGCAGTGGCCGCGGTATGGCCCACGTCCCGCGAACGAACGGAAAGGCCGCTCGCGTTCCATTCACCGTGGGCGGGCGTGTCGCACACCCGCCAAAGGCGGAGAAAGACCGAACGCTCTCCATCAACAAGAAAGAGCGAAAGCAGGCAATCCGAGGCGCCATCGCGGCGACGACGGATGCAGAGCGCGTCTCCGAGCGCGGACACCGCTTCGACGAGGACACCGAACTGCCGCTCGTCGTGAGCGATGAGTTCGAAGACCTCGTCAAGACGCAGGAAGTCGTTTCCTTCCTCGAAGCGGTCGGCATTGATGCCGACGTCACGCGCGCGGAAGAAAACAAGACGATTCGCGCAGGGCGCGGGACGACCCGTGGCCGCAAGTACAAGACGCCGAAGTCGATTCTGTTCGTCACCAGCGAAGAACCATCGCGCGCGGCGCGCAACCTCGCTGGCGCTGACGTTGCGACGGCGCGTGAGGTCAACGCGGAAGACCTCGCACCCGGCACGCAAGCAGGACGACTCACCGTCTGGACGGAGAGCGCACTCGAAGAGGTGGCTGACCGATGAGCGTAATAGAGTATCCGTGGGTTACGGAGAAGGCGATGAACAAGATGGACTTCGACAACAAGCTCCAGTTTATCGTTTCGCTCGACGCCACGAAGCCAGAGATTCGAGACGAAGTCGAAGAGCGCTACGAAGTCACCATCGAGAAAATCAACACCCAAGTGACGATGAAAGGGAAAAAGAAGGCGACCGTCGCGCTGTCGGACGATGACGACGCGCAGGACGTCGCCTCCCGAATCGGGGTGTTCTGACAATGGGACGAAGGATTCAGGGACAGCGACGTGGTCGCGGTGGACCGACTTTCCGCGCACCGTCGCACCGATACAAGGCTGAACTGAGCCACAAGCAGAACGAAGACAACGACTTGGTCACTGGCACGGTCGTCGGCATCGAACACGACCCTGCTCGCAGTGCCCCAGTCGCGGCCATCGAATTCGACGATGGCGACCAGCGACTCGTCCTCGCGCCGGAAGGCGTCGGAGTGGGCGAGGAGATTCAGGTCGGCGTCTCCGCCGAAATCAAGCCCGGCAACACGCTCCCGCTCGCCGAAATCCCGGAAGGGGTTCCGGTGTGCAACGTCGAGCGCCAGCCCGGTGACGGCGGAAAGTTCGCGCGCGCCTCCGGCGTCAGCGCGGATCTCATCACGCACGACCGAGAGGCCGCAGTCGTCGAACTCCCGAGCGGCGAAATCAAGCGCTTGTCGCCTGATTGCCGCGCCACCATCGGCGTCGTCGCCGGTGGCGGACGAACGGAGAAACCGATGGTCAAGGCCGGTAACAAACATCACAAAATGCGAGCACGCGGCACGAAGTGGCCGAACGTGCGTGGTGTGGCGATGAACGCCGTTGACCACCCATTCGGTGGCGGTGGCCGCCAGCACCCCGGCCGACCGAAAAGCGTTTCGCGGGATGCCCCGCCGGGACGAAAGGTCGGAGACATCGCGTCCAAACGAACCGGACGTGGAGGTAACAAATGAGCGGAAACGAATACCGAACCGGACGCGAAGGTGAGTTCACCTATCGCGGCTACGACCTTGACGAACTGCAGGACATGAGCCTGGAGGAAGTCGCAGAACTGCTCCCCGCACGCAAGCGGCGAAGCATCCTTCGCGGGTTGACCGTCGAGCAGGAGAAATTGCTCGAAAAGGCCCGGAACAAAACCGAGGAAGAATCGGCAAACAGCCCGATTCGGACGCATCTGCGCGACATGCCGGTGCTTCCATCGTTCGTTGACAAGACGTTCGCCGTCTACAACGGCAGTGAGTTCGAACGTGTCCGCATCGAGCCGGAGATGTTGGGCCACTACCTCGGCGAGTTCCAGCTGACCCGCAATTCAGTTGAACACGGACAAGCAGGA
The window above is part of the Haladaptatus cibarius D43 genome. Proteins encoded here:
- a CDS encoding 30S ribosomal protein S19, which encodes MSGNEYRTGREGEFTYRGYDLDELQDMSLEEVAELLPARKRRSILRGLTVEQEKLLEKARNKTEEESANSPIRTHLRDMPVLPSFVDKTFAVYNGSEFERVRIEPEMLGHYLGEFQLTRNSVEHGQAGIGATRSSKFVPLK
- a CDS encoding 50S ribosomal protein L3 yields the protein MPQTSRPRKGSLGFGPRKRATSEVPRFNSWPDSDGQPSLQGFAGYKAGMTHVVMVNDEANSPREGMEETVPVTIVETPPMRAVALRAYEDTPYGKKPLTEVWGSEFHDELDRTLNVPENHDADSAEDELRTAIEAGDVADLRVITHTVPSELKNVPKKRPDVMETRIGGGSLTERADFALDVLEDGGEHDITDVFRAGEYLDIGGVTKGKGTQGPVKRWGVQKRKGKHARQGWRRRIGNLGPWNPSRVRSTVPQLGQMGYHQRTELNKRLISLGDDDEASVDGGFVNYGEVDGSYALIKGSVPGPNKRLVRFRPAIRPTDQPRLDPEVRYVSTESNQG
- a CDS encoding 50S ribosomal protein L2 produces the protein MGRRIQGQRRGRGGPTFRAPSHRYKAELSHKQNEDNDLVTGTVVGIEHDPARSAPVAAIEFDDGDQRLVLAPEGVGVGEEIQVGVSAEIKPGNTLPLAEIPEGVPVCNVERQPGDGGKFARASGVSADLITHDREAAVVELPSGEIKRLSPDCRATIGVVAGGGRTEKPMVKAGNKHHKMRARGTKWPNVRGVAMNAVDHPFGGGGRQHPGRPKSVSRDAPPGRKVGDIASKRTGRGGNK
- the rpl4p gene encoding 50S ribosomal protein L4, which produces MQATVRDLNGEEADTVDLPDVFDTTVRTDLIKRAVLAAQANRKQDYGTDPHAGMRTSAESPGSGRGMAHVPRTNGKAARVPFTVGGRVAHPPKAEKDRTLSINKKERKQAIRGAIAATTDAERVSERGHRFDEDTELPLVVSDEFEDLVKTQEVVSFLEAVGIDADVTRAEENKTIRAGRGTTRGRKYKTPKSILFVTSEEPSRAARNLAGADVATAREVNAEDLAPGTQAGRLTVWTESALEEVADR
- a CDS encoding putative RNA uridine N3 methyltransferase encodes the protein MTVNILVPSSLVREAEDKREATRKIGYVARAATIFRADNLIVFPDSEGERKWGGGFVETVLRYAATPPYLRKEAFGKQDELEYVGVLPPLRAPSQTGSESDDSGSLRQGIVTEVGPEGRVRVNCGLQHPISLVVPSQMTVGEGERVTVRISSRRPVRAKLVDAPQSGYTVMRMNLSAALDRDDAGVRIATSRFGESLSVARLDEIVAQTERDGMTVVFGSPGRGLPEILGVEPERISAVESGVPARFDLWLNTVPNQGSEVIRTEEAMFASLACLNLNSE
- a CDS encoding pyridoxamine 5'-phosphate oxidase family protein — encoded protein: MQGLRWVQMTDEAVNDFLGDGGTGVISFSTPADDPPFTLPVSYGYYEDTSSFYFRLAFPEGSGKEALLDDPISFVVHEKTDAGYRSVVASGQLELVDELPYDSAAAQRLWGVQIPVVDIFDQPPEDVPFRHFRLVPDELSGRKEVQSND
- the dps gene encoding DNA starvation/stationary phase protection protein Dps, whose translation is MSRPENRPERRSNRRENRADNQTARMFFTQNDVPDDDRRALVELLNQELADTTDLLTQTKYAHWNVKGMQFYQLHLLFDEFADVLFEHGDELGERVAALGGEARGTVRMSSANSRIPEIRTDVVISPQYVEALANNVSIHAANLRGGIDAAETHNDQDTADLLTELSREVDQYLWFLEAHLQREPIQPAAEERGGRSERETTQNHGERPQRYQQGTTPTRQQ
- a CDS encoding 50S ribosomal protein L23 codes for the protein MSVIEYPWVTEKAMNKMDFDNKLQFIVSLDATKPEIRDEVEERYEVTIEKINTQVTMKGKKKATVALSDDDDAQDVASRIGVF